The genomic DNA ACCCTGCTCGCCCCACGGCGGGGCCGGATCCGGATCGGGGAGCGACGCGGAGCCCCGGCGAGCAGGTCTGGTCCTGCCCCGGCAGGCAGCGATCCCGGCCCGGCGCCCGCCGCGGGGCCctgcgggcggcggggccgtcGCCAGTCCCGGGGCTGCGTGGGCACGTGCGGgggacaccctgtgccaccaccctgtgccaccaccctgtgTCACCACCCAGCATCACCTCTTGCGCGtcccccaccccctccctggGGACCCCTGCGCTGGGTCTGGGCTTGGCCCCCCCTCACCCCCGTCCCCCTCGCGGGGGTCCCCGGGGGGTGTCGGTGGTGGCCCCACCTCGGCGGCgatgctgggctgggggacagcccGGTGCCACCCCCCTGTCGCTGGGGAGGGCGGGCTCAGGGCTCTCTGCTCCGCAGGTCctggcggctgctgctgctggcctggctcaGCCTGGTGGGCACGGCACAggtgagggggctggggggcagctgagggggctggggcACCCCCGGGCTGCtccaccccccacccccagcgCTGACCATCACCTTCCTCACGCAggacccagccctggggacaccagctAGGGTCCccgagcccccagcccctgctcggCCCCaggggacctgggggtcctggggaccctggagctcctgctccagctcgtGCGGGGACGGCGTCGCCCTGCGCAGCCGGCGGTGCCTGCGGTGAGTGGGGGGACGGGGCAGCACAGACCCCccccggggtgtccccagcccccaaACCCCGTGTGGCACCCAAATCCCACAGCACGACCTTGCCGCCACCTCGTGTGCCCCCGGGCCAGCAGCACCGGCCGAGGCCCGGCGCCACCAGGCAGCACCGTCCCTGTGGGGGCTCGGTGGCATCGTGGCCCCGTGGGGGGACACGTGCTGTCACTGTGACCGCAGGACCAGCGAGGAGCGGCCGTGCACGGGGGACCCGCGGCAGTACcggctctgccagctccaggtgagcGCCGGGAGCGCCGCGGCACCGACGTGGCTGTCCCCGGTCCCCGTGGCGGCCCCCCGGCTCCATCCCGCTGCTCCCACAGGGCTGCCCCAGCGGCTCCGTGCCCTTCCGGGCCATGCAGTGCTCCCTCTACGACAACCGGCCCGTCCTGGGCACCTCCGCCCGCTACCGCTGGGTGCCCTTCCACGGAGGTGAGTCCCGGCGTGCTGACGGCATCACCGGCGGCTCACGGCTGTCCCCGGCGTCCCCCCAATCCTTTcccccctgctctggcagcccccAACCTCTGCGACCTCAACTGCCTGGCCGAGGGGCACAATTTCTACTACAGCTTCGGCCGGGTGCTGGACGGGACCCGCTGCGGCCCCGGCTCCCCGGACCTGTGCGTCGGTGGGCGCTGCCTGGTGGGTGCACGCGGggcccccccaaatcccccggGACCCCCAGGCCCGAGCCCCCGCGCTGAGGGGGTGTCTGGGCTCCCCGCAGAGCGTGGGCTGTGACGGGATCCTGGGCTCGGGCTCGCGCCCCGACGCCTGCGGCCACTGCGGCAGCGGCCACGGCTCGTGCGTCCTGGTGCACCGGCTGTTCCAGGGCTCGGACCCCTCCTCCGGTGAATGAACCATTGCCCCGGCCCCCTCCATGGGTGAATGCTTTGGCTCTTGGCTCCCCTGTCCTCCTGTCCCCACCCGTGTCCCCAAGGCATCGCCTGGGTGCCCCGTTGTCccatcccctctccctctcccccatccAGGGGGGTCCCTCGGAGCAGCCCCTTCACTTGGGGGGATAAACTCACGGCAGAGGGGTCACTCCTGGGGTCTGGGGGTCTGTGATGTCCCATGGGGCGTCCAGTGGTGGCACTCAGAGACATGTCCCTGATGTCCCAGCACGTGGGGCCCAGCTGGGTCAATGCCCCAGCCCCGGGTCCCCTCTGTGCCCGTCCcctccctctctgtcccccCGCGGTGCCCCCCTgggccctgcccaggctctgccctgacTCTGCCCCCTCTCCCCCCTCCAGGATATTTGGGATATGTGAATGTGACCAAGATCCCGGCCGGGGCCACCCACATCAAGGTGACGGACAAGAGCCGCAACTACCTGGGTAGGACGAGAAGTGCCTCggtcccagtccctcccagtccctcccagttgGCCCAGGCTGGTGCCAGCTGTGAgtgcgggcagggcagggcagggcagggcaggggtggccgTGTCACGCCGTGCTGTCCCATGTTTGTCCCATGTTTGTCCCTTGTCGTGCCGTGCCGCTCCCTCCCTCGGATGCTGTTTTGAGCATCTCGAGGTCACTGAACTCCCAAGCGCTCGGGGCAATTTTCCAGAGGCCGCGGCCGCGTtttgggaagggctgagctggaCCGGGGCCAGACCGGccactgcagcaccaggacaGGGACCTCCATCCCCACCCCCCGTCCCCTTTCCCATGCAGCTGGAGccccttcccccaccccagccGGGATTtgggggctcggggctggctctgcacacCAGGCTTTGGGCCCGAAGCCAAGATCCGACAGGAACGCGGATTCCCGGAGCCCCGAGCGCGGCTCCCCGGCCCACGCTGCCCTCCCGCGCCGCGAGAGGCCTCCGGTGGGGACCcggccgggggtcccgggggccGTGCGGGGCTCGGTTTACCGGAGCCGCTCCCTCCCGCAGCGCTGATGGCGAGTGACGGCCGCTACGTCCTCAACGGCGACTGGGCCATCGCCTGGCCGGGGCCCTACGAGGCCGCCGGCACCCTCCTGACCTACAGCCGGGCCCCCGACGGCACCGAGAGCCTGGAGGCACCCGGACCCACCCAGGAGGACCTGCACGTGATGGTGAGGGCAGGGGGACAcggaggaggggacagccacCCCCGCTGCCACcgcctctcccagcccctctcgTGTccccccaggtgctgctgcaggagcccaaCCCCGGCATCGAGTACCAGTTCTGGCTGCCCCGCGGGCACCCCCAGCTCGGCCGCGGTGACACGAGCCCCCTgcggcagccccagccccggggggcCGGCAGCCCCCCGCCCCCGGAGCCCCCGCTCAGCCCGGCCCCCGCTCCGCCCCCACGGCCCGGGGGCTTCGCCACGGAGCCACCGCCGAGGAGCCCCCCCGGCCGGAGCCAGGACGGGGATGCCGCAGGTACATCCTCGGGggtccccgcagccccccgcgCCCTGCTGGGAGCATCCCGGGCTGCCCAGGTGGGGGAATAGGATAGGGACCTTAAAAAGGACCCTAAAAGCCCTCGCCAGGGCTCTCAGGAGCCCCGCGTGACCCTCTCTGGGGTCTGGACCCTCAACTTCCCCTCCCAGGGTTGCGtgagggggattttgggggtcaGGAGTCCCCTCTGCCCCTAAACTGCTGCAGCTTTATCCCCGCAGGGCGCTGCGGGAGGTGCCGCCCGCCCAAGGGGCGCTCGCAGCGCATCCGGCACTTCTGCCAGAGCGACTTCGGTGAGcgccggggctcgggggggctcgggggggtGGCGGGGGCGGGACAGGGCCGAGGACATCGCCGGGGACAGGCCCGAGGACATCGCCGGGGACAGTGCCAGGAGCGGGAAGGAGCTCAGGGTGGTGCTGGGGGCGGTGCTGGGCACGGCGGTGTGCTCAGGGTGATGCCACGGGCAGTGCGGGGATGGAAAGGGGCTCAGAACGATGCCAGGGATGAtgagaggaaggggaaggggctTGGGATGATGCCAGCGACGgtgccagggatgggaaggggctttgagtgctgctgggacaggctcGGCTCGGGCTGCTCAGGGTGATGTTGGGGATGGGCAGAGACTCAGGGTGACGCCAGAGGCGATGCCACGGGTGGGAAAGGGCTCAGGGTGATGCCAGGGACAGGAAGGGGCTCAGCAGGCCCCATCCTCGCCCCGCAGTGTTCCACGGGCGGATCCTGGCGCGGCGCCGGGTGGGGCGGGAGACGCGCTACGAGGTGCAGGTGGAGGCTCGGTACCGGCAGCGCTTCCCGCTGGTGGCCCGCGAGTACCTGTGGGTGCCCAACACCTGCGGGTGCCCCCCGCTGCTCGAGGGCGGCGAGTACCTGCTGATGGCGCGGCGCCACGTGAACCACGAGCACACCCTGAACCGCATCCTGCTGCAGGACGACGGCTACGCCCGGCCCTGGACGCCCCGCGAGGCGCGGCTGGTGCGGGAGGCGGCCCggcactgtccccagccccggccaccctgagcccctccccgctgtccccagccccggccACCCTGAGCCCCTCCCGGCTGTCCCCGCCCCGGGACGGGACCCCGAGGGCGAACCGGGTGCTCCTGCCGGGCACCGATCCCTTCCCGTGCCCCCTCCCCGTACGGACCCCCGTCCATCTCGCCGTCCTCGGGGTCCACGTGGCAGCGGGGAGGGGGGTGGAGGAGGGGGGGtggtaatttattatttttgcagaaaataaattgtttatcCCCTCACTCGCCGCGTGTCCCTTCCTGGCTGGCGACGGCCCAGGGGGTTCTCCCTTTACAGGGggtcccctctgtgtccccatgAGCAGGGGGGCTCCTCCGTGTCCCCGCGGGCAGGGggtcccctctgtgtccccatgGGCAGGGGGTCGCCTCCGTGTCCCCGCGCTGAGCCCCAGGAGCGGCTCCTGGCCGGCggcgtgtccctgtccccgtggccgcgtgccaggctctgcctgccgGGGTCGGGGACCTCCCGCTTATCTCCCTTCCGCCGGAGCCGAGCGTGTCCCCCTCCCCCGTGCCAGAGCCCCCCCGCCCGTAACCCAACCCTGGGGCTGGTGGCGGCCACCGCGGGGCCCCTGTGGGGACAGGATGTGACCGGGGGCACTGGGGCATCCCGGGGGGCTTCACCCGCTCGGGGCTCCCTTGGGGTGGGCTTGGAGCTGATGCCAGGGGAAGCTGAGACCTCCCGGCTCGTGTGGCTGGGGACTGTCCCCAAACTGGGCTCCTGGGGTGCCTCGagtggcagctgccagcccaggagggtccttgtCACATCGGGTGACATCACCACGAGCCAGAAATGAGCCCTGGCACCGGCTGGGGGAGCCcggagctgagcccagctggtCCCGGTGAAGCCGGAGTGATTCCAGGTGCCGGGGGCTGGTTTGGGCCGCAAAGGCGCCTCCACCCTATAAAAACgctccctcccacccccaccCCACGGTTCATTGGGGGCTGCGGGAGGGAGGGGGGTTTGTCCCTGGCAGGGTCCCGGCCATGGCGGGTTTGGGGGCCACCCCCCGCACGAAGAAACCCTCCGGGGAGGCCCAGGGGCTCTCGACCCCGCGGGCTGCCGCTCGTGGTCGGGCCAAGAGCCGGCACAGAGAGGGGGAGCCCATCCCGCGGGGGTGGGCGCGGGTCCCCAGCTCCCCCACCACGCCCGGGAAGGGGCGCCTGGTGCGGCGGGGACCCGAGGAGAgtgccagccccggcagcgccccgcccggccccggggaaAGGGGTGAGCGCGTCCCTGGCCGCGGGAATCCCTGCACgggggctgccccggccgggCTGACGGGACCCCTGTGCCCCACAGACCCTGCGAGACCCCCAGCACCGCCCTGCCCCGGCGGCTCCTGTTTCTCTGGGCTCCCCGAGCTGGAGCATCAGGGCCCTGCAGTCCTGTGAGTGTGAGGGGGGTCCCCATAGCCCCCCCAATATGGGGGGGAGTCCaacagctcccccagcagcgCTGACCCTCTGCCTTCCCCGTCCAGGCCGAGCCCTGGGGCCCTGACCCCTGCGAGGGACGGTGCCCGGAAGGGCCggaggaagctgcagcacaCCCTGGTCCTGGAGCTGGTGAGCTGGGGGGGGTcgggagggctctgcaggggctggggctgaccctgaccctgttccctgtccccaggatgGGACCCTGCTCTACTCCTCCCTGCTCGCCCACGGGCAGAAGGATGCCACGGCCACCTTCACCACGGACTTCCAGGCCAGCTCCTACAAGGTGGGTGCCCCGGGGTTGGGACAGTGGGTTTGAGGCTGGGGGTCCTGGGCAGCTGTGGTTTGGGGCCATGGATGAGGTGGCTCTTCACTGCCACCCCGTGTGGCCTCTGTGCCACTGTCCCTTGCAGCTGGAGGGGAAGGGGCTCTGCAATCCCAGGGGGGAGGGATCCTGCTGAGGGCACTGAGCCCTTGGGACTCCCCTTGCTGTCAGGATGGGGGTGCTGGAGGTTTTCCTAGATGCTGTTCTCTCCCAGGTCCACGTGAAGCTGCGTCCACACGTGCAGGAGTTCTTGGAGAGCCTTTCCCAGACCTACGAGGTACCCAGAGCCCCCGGGCTCTGTGGGGTGACCCCTGGGGGGGTGGGGGCACTTGAGCAGCCCACGCAGGGACCTTCACCCTCTCTCTGCCAGATCTTCATCTACACCACTGCGAAGAAGGACTATGCCAAGAagctcctggaggtgctggaccCCAAGAAGAAGCTGATCAGGTGATGGTGCTGGCCGTGCCCTGCTGGGGACCCCCTGTGTGGCAGGGCGGGGTCCCCACGGCTCCGTCTCTCTGCCAGGCGCTGCCTCTCCCAGTCGGATTGTgtctgctcccagggctgctaCTGGAAGGACCTgacccagctgggcagggacctGGCCAAGACGGTGGCCCTGGACCACACCATGCAGGGCTTCCCTGCCCAGGTAGGGCAGCGCTGCTCCCAGGGGGATTCATGTGCCCCGGTCCCCGGGAGCCGGGCGGGATCCACccttctccctgtgccccccaggcTGCCAACTGGATCCAGGTGCCACCGTGGTCTGGGGACCCTgaggatgaggagctgctgcgCCTCATCCCAGTGCTGGGCCAGCTGGGCCAGGCGGTAGGACGTTGGGGATGGGGACGGGGAGGGGACGTTAGGgatagggacagggacagggagggggtGTTGGGAAGGGGACAGGAAGGGGATGATGGGGACGGGAAGGGGATGGGTAGGAGATGttgaggatggggatggggagggggacatggggatggggacaggagggggacGGGTGCTCTGGCACAGCCCGCCTGTCTCTCCCCGTGCAGGAGGACGTGCGCCCCGAGATCCAGCGGCAgttccagccccagcagctgcccgcGGAGGATTAGGCCAGCCCggaggggcaggatggggaaCGCCCCTGGGAGAggcctggagctgtgctcaggGACATCCAGCACCTCATCCTACGGACCTGGGCTGGATGGCCGTGCCAGGACTCTCCCTTGGTGTTTGCAGGGAtccctgctcatccctgggGGTGCCCCCGAGGAGAGCCCCTGCCTTTGGAGGCAAAGCTCCAtcctggctccctgctgcccctgctctgtaAGGTCCAGCCAAGGTTTTCACGGGTCATTATAAGCTTGGAGAAAGGTCTGGCTCTGCCTTAACTCCCAAAGCTCTTCAGCTGAGCAAACAcacagtgctggggaagggggggaCACAAACCACCTCCCCAGAGTCCTGGGACAGGCCAGGCTCCTGGCACGGGGCCGGTGCCCCCAGGAGggccccagctggcagctctccctgtcccaTCTGTGCCCGGTGTCACGGGTGCCACGTGCCGGGGCACAGCTGCCACTGTGCCTCTGCCAGTCCCCgtgggacagagtggctggggGCGCAGCCACCCTGGGACCCTCTTTTTAAGGCCTAAAGCTGCTGGTGAACAGAAGTGGGGTCTCTGGAGGGGTTCTGGGCTGGCCTCGGCTGCCTCCGCCCTGCCGGAAGCCACACGGGCTGGTGGCCGAGCTCCTGCGTGGCCACACGGGTGCAGCTGTTTGGGGACACGTCACATCTCGTCCCTCCGCGCCTGGGAAAGGGCACAGGGCTCCGGCCCCTGCAGGAATGTcgctgtccccaggggtgtgGGAGGAGACCTCGCACAGCTGGACAGGGGTGGGACCATCCCAGGCGCTGCCGGGAAGGGGAATCACCCTTGGAGAGGGCGGAAAGGCAACAAGCGGTTTATTTCGGAAGGCGGGCACgatccctgctctgtccctgcagcatcccaggctgctgtcaCTGCGTCCTCCTGGCCCggggacagcacagagctcctttgCCAGCGCGGTAGGTGGGATACAGcacccctgccaggagcaggctgctgcaggcgAGGACAGTGACAACCACGAGGTCCCTGcgcagccccgccgggccgggggagcCCTCTGCGGGCTGCTGGCAGGTGTGGGTGATGTCCTGGAAGGTGTGGCCGGAGGGACAGGACGTGCAGTTGTTGGCCGAGGAGCCCTGGCAGGTGTAGCAGGAGGGGTGGCAGCTGGCACACACGAGGGCGGTGTCCCTGGGGGTGGCACTGCGGGCTCGGCCGTAGTAGCGTGGGGGGCAGTAGGACAGGCAGGAGCCTTGGTGGGTGTACAGGGAGCTGCCACAGTCTGTGGAGAGAGGCTGGGGTGAGACCCTGGGGACCAGAGCGGTGTCGCTGTCCCCCCAAAGCCTGGCTCACCCTCGCAGGCTCCCTGCCCGTTCCTCCTGAGGCACTCGTCGGTGGCGGTGGCTGCGGAGCGCCTGGCTGGCATGTCCTCATCCGTGCCATGCAGGTGCAGGATGAAGCTGGTCAgctggcctggggacaggagggacagggggcTGCCAGGTGAGCAACATGGGGCCAGAAGCTTTGGGATtgtgtcctgctcctggctctgtgctggccagGGAAACCCTCAAAGCCACCACAGGAGGGCTCATGGCCGGGAAGGAGAAGCCACCAAATTGTCCATCCAAGGGGTGGAAGGAAGAACGACCAAGCACAGGGTCACCCCAGTAAAAACGGGGCACCCACCTGTGTTCTGGGCATCCCCCCTGTTCTCCAGCCGGAGGGTCCAGATCCCCTTGGGATTCTCGTCCCAGAAGTGCGTGGACATGAAGGTCCAGTCCTTGTAGCCGTCCTGGCTGGTGTCGtaggggctggaggaggagagcagagctgggagtgccagcacaggggcagGTGTGACCTTTAGGGGTCACCCTGTGCTCGCTCTGAGGGGGCACTCCCATGTGGCAGGAGTCCAGAGGAGTTCTGGGCTCAGTGAGCCCCTTTTTGGGAgtctgctggccctggggaggCCGTGGGAGCCCCGGTGCTCCCCTCTGTCCTTACCGCACTGTCACCAGCGTGGATGTGGTCCCCatggggctgctcagagccaccACCAGGTCCCCCCTGCGGCTGTagctcagggacagctgcaCCTGGACGTGCTCCAGGGAGAGGATGCtcttggagcaggaggagacaTCTATGGAGATGGTGAGCCTGGAGCCGATGTCCCTGCCGAGGATGAGCTGCAGGTGAGGACATTCCCTCCCCTGTGGCCTccaagcacagcagagccacgTTTTGGGTCCCTGTGCCTGCGGTGGGCACAGCAAGTCCCTGTGGGAGGCTGGATGTGGGGTCAGTGTCCCTTACCTGGGGACCTGGACAGCCTGGACCGAGCACTTCTCCTGGGGCCGAGTCCCTGTCCACGTGGTGGCCGCCTGCACCAGCAGCCCCGCGTCCAGCAGCCCGTAGCCGTAGTAGTGGCTCACTGGGACACAGGTACCACCCGGAGAGGGACTCGTGAGCCTCTCGGtgccaccaggagctgctggaaggtgtTTGAGGGCCGAGCCCTGCACTCACCCCTGCGCCCGACGCCGTTCTCGGCCCAGtcctctgcctgcaggtgaGCGGGTTTGGAGGCCCTGATGATCAGGTGCTGCAGGTCACGCCaggtcagggctgggctgcaagCAAGGAGGACGTGGGGACAGAGGTCTGGGTTGGTTTTTAAGGGGGAGATTTGGCTCTTCTGGGGTGGGTAGAGCAACATCTGGGCCCAAGCTGATCCCTCCACGACCTCCTTCAGTGCCAAAATGGGAGCAAAGAGCCCCAGAGGacagccctcctgctctcccatgGCCCTGGGGCAAGGCCACAGCTCTGCACCCCAaccttcctgctgcccctccccTTTCTCATCCCTGGTTAGGCACCAGCTCTCCCTGGGTAGTGTCCCTCTGTCTCGGTGTCACCTACTTGGCCTCCAGTGCCAGGGCCACCATGCCCGCGGCCAGCGGGGCCGAGGCGGAGGTGCCGGTGTGTTTGTCCGTGCAGCGGTGGTGCAGGTCAGTGGTCACCTGGGGGGACAGGGTGGTCTCAGGACTGCTTCCAAGGTTGGCTACCTTCAGTAAATTCTCCTTTCAGGTCCCTTTGAGCTTTTGTCTACACAGACACCCAGCTAAGGAGGACTGggaccagcccagcccagcccgtgCTGGGATTTGTCtgccccggagctgctgctctggcagagctgttgTGACACTCACAATCTGCACCTTGCTGGTGGTCCTGCTGCTGTAGGTGGTGGTGAGGATGGCGGGGCAGCTCTCACCGTAGAGGGGCCGGTGCCCGTCCCCCAGCACGCTGCCCACCGACACGGTGTAGATGCTGTTGGTGTAGCCATCGCAGTTGCAGTTGTCGTAGTTGGTGCCGCCGTTGCCTGAGGCCCAGATGAAGATGGAGCCGAGCCCACCCCGTCCCTGTTGAAGAGCAGAGGGGGGTGAGCAGGGTGTCCTCGTGTCCCTGCGgccccccagggcagggctgggcttaCTTGGACGACCCCTCTGTGGAAAGCAGCCGTGGCCAGGACTCCGGGCCCGTCCACAGTCCTGCCATCGTCCTCGGGGCCCCAGCTGGCGCTGTAGATGTGGATGTACTGGGGCTGCAGGCTCAGGGCCTGGGCCTCCACTATGTCCATGATGGAGCCGTCCAGCATCCTCACACCTGAGGGCAGGCACCCGAGCAGCCGTGACCGAGGGGTGGTGGCACCCGAGGTGGCTCCGAGGGGACAGGAGCCGAGGTGGCTCCGAGGCGACAGGAGCCACCCACGTGCCACACCAAGGGCAGGGCCTTCGAGCAGCTTTCACATGCCCCTGCCCTAAGGAGATCAGTCCCCCACGGGTCTGTGCCCTGCCACGAGCCCTTCCCAAAGCTCCTCGTTAAGCCTTTTGTAGTTAATCCCAAGGAGCGCTCCCGGCTTTTAACCCCCTTTGCCACCCTCACTCCCACAGCGGAGCCTGAGCCTCCCTGCTGGGTGTTGGGCTGAGCATCAAACCCCCGGGAGCACCGAGCCTGAGGTGGGGCAGCATCCTGGCCACCCCTGtagagcccagagcagccccctTGGGCTCCTGAATCCCCACGTGGGGCAGCACCCACCCCACCACACCCTGtagagcccagagcagcccccccGGGCTCCTGCATCCCCACAGGGGGCTGCAGCTCATTTCCAGCTTCCCTCCCAGGGGAGCAACCTCTCACCTCCGATTTTGGCGTTGTAGGCGACGCCTGCACCGCAGACTCCATTGTTGGCCACAGCTGCCACTTCCCCTGCACAGCGTGTCCCATGCCTGGGGGGACAGAGTGACCCTGTGAGGGGTGGGGGACCTGGGACAGCCCCACTTCCCCCAGGGCTGACCCCCCCCCCAGTGTGAGGAGCCGGGCAGGACCCACCAGTTCTTGTCGCCGTCGCCGTATCGGGGCTGGGGATCGGGGTCGTTGCTGTTGAAGTCGTAACTTGCCAGCGGGTCCTGTTACAGAGCGAGGCACCACCGTGAGCCcgaggggcagggctgggacagctcgGCACAGGCGCCTGGCACCCAGCCCGGCGCTGGCACCGCCTGCCAG from Motacilla alba alba isolate MOTALB_02 chromosome 28, Motacilla_alba_V1.0_pri, whole genome shotgun sequence includes the following:
- the PCSK4 gene encoding proprotein convertase subtilisin/kexin type 4, with protein sequence MAARPGPGPALALSLFPVLFALLVVAATAPPGPAKPRVYLSSWAVRVAAGLRDARALARRHGLLYLGQVMEGEPFYHFSHRGTRQRALSRHWGWHMRLTRDPQVLWFEQQTLKRRSKRGTAVVPTDPWFPKQWYMNNDIQPDLNILTAWSRGYTGLGVVLTVLDDGLEKDHPDLAANYDPLASYDFNSNDPDPQPRYGDGDKNWHGTRCAGEVAAVANNGVCGAGVAYNAKIGGVRMLDGSIMDIVEAQALSLQPQYIHIYSASWGPEDDGRTVDGPGVLATAAFHRGVVQGRGGLGSIFIWASGNGGTNYDNCNCDGYTNSIYTVSVGSVLGDGHRPLYGESCPAILTTTYSSRTTSKVQIVTTDLHHRCTDKHTGTSASAPLAAGMVALALEANPALTWRDLQHLIIRASKPAHLQAEDWAENGVGRRVSHYYGYGLLDAGLLVQAATTWTGTRPQEKCSVQAVQVPRDIGSRLTISIDVSSCSKSILSLEHVQVQLSLSYSRRGDLVVALSSPMGTTSTLVTVRPYDTSQDGYKDWTFMSTHFWDENPKGIWTLRLENRGDAQNTGQLTSFILHLHGTDEDMPARRSAATATDECLRRNGQGACEDCGSSLYTHQGSCLSYCPPRYYGRARSATPRDTALVCASCHPSCYTCQGSSANNCTSCPSGHTFQDITHTCQQPAEGSPGPAGLRRDLVVVTVLACSSLLLAGVLYPTYRAGKGALCCPRARRTQ
- the ADAMTSL5 gene encoding ADAMTS-like protein 5 isoform X1 → MAGGGRGGGSDPHRGPHGAGSWRLLLLAWLSLVGTAQDPALGTPARVPEPPAPARPQGTWGSWGPWSSCSSSCGDGVALRSRRCLRTSEERPCTGDPRQYRLCQLQGCPSGSVPFRAMQCSLYDNRPVLGTSARYRWVPFHGAPNLCDLNCLAEGHNFYYSFGRVLDGTRCGPGSPDLCVGGRCLSVGCDGILGSGSRPDACGHCGSGHGSCVLVHRLFQGSDPSSGYLGYVNVTKIPAGATHIKVTDKSRNYLGRTRSASVPVPPSPSQLAQAGASSLMASDGRYVLNGDWAIAWPGPYEAAGTLLTYSRAPDGTESLEAPGPTQEDLHVMVLLQEPNPGIEYQFWLPRGHPQLGRGDTSPLRQPQPRGAGSPPPPEPPLSPAPAPPPRPGGFATEPPPRSPPGRSQDGDAAGRCGRCRPPKGRSQRIRHFCQSDFVFHGRILARRRVGRETRYEVQVEARYRQRFPLVAREYLWVPNTCGCPPLLEGGEYLLMARRHVNHEHTLNRILLQDDGYARPWTPREARLVREAARHCPQPRPP
- the ADAMTSL5 gene encoding ADAMTS-like protein 5 isoform X3 — encoded protein: MAGGGRGGGSDPHRGPHGAGSWRLLLLAWLSLVGTAQDPALGTPARVPEPPAPARPQGTWGSWGPWSSCSSSCGDGVALRSRRCLRTSEERPCTGDPRQYRLCQLQGCPSGSVPFRAMQCSLYDNRPVLGTSARYRWVPFHGAPNLCDLNCLAEGHNFYYSFGRVLDGTRCGPGSPDLCVGGRCLSVGCDGILGSGSRPDACGHCGSGHGSCVLVHRLFQGSDPSSGYLGYVNVTKIPAGATHIKVTDKSRNYLGRTRSASVPVPPSPSQLAQAGASSLMASDGRYVLNGDWAIAWPGPYEAAGTLLTYSRAPDGTESLEAPGPTQEDLHVMVLLQEPNPGIEYQFWLPRGHPQLGRGDTSPLRQPQPRGAGSPPPPEPPLSPAPAPPPRPGGFATEPPPRSPPGRSQDGDAAALSPQGAAGGAARPRGARSASGTSARATSCSTGGSWRGAGWGGRRATRCRWRLGTGSASRWWPASTCGCPTPAGAPRCSRAASTC
- the ADAMTSL5 gene encoding ADAMTS-like protein 5 isoform X2, with the translated sequence MAGGGRGGGSDPHRGPHGAGSWRLLLLAWLSLVGTAQDPALGTPARVPEPPAPARPQGTWGSWGPWSSCSSSCGDGVALRSRRCLRTSEERPCTGDPRQYRLCQLQGCPSGSVPFRAMQCSLYDNRPVLGTSARYRWVPFHGAPNLCDLNCLAEGHNFYYSFGRVLDGTRCGPGSPDLCVGGRCLSVGCDGILGSGSRPDACGHCGSGHGSCVLVHRLFQGSDPSSGYLGYVNVTKIPAGATHIKVTDKSRNYLALMASDGRYVLNGDWAIAWPGPYEAAGTLLTYSRAPDGTESLEAPGPTQEDLHVMVLLQEPNPGIEYQFWLPRGHPQLGRGDTSPLRQPQPRGAGSPPPPEPPLSPAPAPPPRPGGFATEPPPRSPPGRSQDGDAAGRCGRCRPPKGRSQRIRHFCQSDFVFHGRILARRRVGRETRYEVQVEARYRQRFPLVAREYLWVPNTCGCPPLLEGGEYLLMARRHVNHEHTLNRILLQDDGYARPWTPREARLVREAARHCPQPRPP